Proteins from one Telopea speciosissima isolate NSW1024214 ecotype Mountain lineage chromosome 1, Tspe_v1, whole genome shotgun sequence genomic window:
- the LOC122648691 gene encoding subtilisin-like protease SBT1.1, whose protein sequence is MMIFRVSFIFMAVVIAATYATVERQTYVVHMDRNKISALDHSLGDTMRWYESVINSINELSAQEDEDKDTARLELLYVYETAISGFAAKLSIKQLQSLENVDGFLYATPDDMLSLHTTHSPQFLGLKNGEGLWNAPNLASDVIIGIIDTGIWPEHISFNAGMSLVPSRWKGICENGTKFSAANCNNKLIGARAFFKGYEASTGKINETQEYRSARDSEGHGTHTASTAGGNVVAGASMLGMAKGKAGGMRYTARIAAYKVCWTKGCASSDILAAIDTAVADGVDVISLSLGAGSRPYHSDNMAIAAFGAVQKGTFVSCSAGNSGPSKSTVSNTAPWIMTVAASYLDRSFPTIVKLGDGQVFKGASLYSGKPTKQLPLVYGDTAGGQGADYCSDGSLSPKLVKGKIVICERGMNTRAEKGEQVKMAGGAGMLLVNNEEDGEELFADPHILPATSLGATAAKAIKNYITLAKNPIASIVFQGTVYGSPAPVMAGFSSRGPSLIGPDVIKPDVTAPGVNILAAWPPIVSPTRLKSDKRSVNFNIISGTSMSCPHVSGLAALLKSVHKDWSPAAIKSALMTTAHTLNNKGAPIADVGSNTFESANPFSYGSGHVDPERASDPELIYDISTEDYLNYLCSLNYTSFQMALLSKGNYTCLDNGATQPGDLNYPSFALHFDGGGAQNSSVTYTRTVTNVGFSRSRFVVQVSEPDGISMMVQPKVLSFKNSGERLSYMVTFFLVGRNTTSTTPSFGSLIWVSGKYAVRSPIAVTWE, encoded by the coding sequence ATGATGATTTTCCGGGTGTCCTTCATTTTCATGGCCGTTGTGATTGCAGCTACCTATGCAACAGTGGAGAGACAAACCTATGTGGTTCATATGGACAGAAACAAGATTTCAGCATTGGATCATTCTCTTGGAGACACCATGAGATGGTATGAATCAGTGATCAACTCGATCAATGAGCTCTCAGCTCAAGAAGATGAGGATAAAGACACAGCGAGACTTGAGCTCCTCTACGTCTACGAAACTGCCATCTCTGGTTTCGCGGCAAAGCTCTCCATCAAACAACTCCAATCGCTAGAGAATGTTGATGGCTTTCTCTATGCAACTCCCGATGACATGTTAAGTCTCCACACCACACATTCACCTCAGTTTCTTGGCCTAAAAAATGGGGAAGGACTTTGGAACGCTCCCAATTTGGCCTCAGACGTGATAATAGGAATTATTGATACCGGAATCTGGCCTGAACACATCAGCTTTAATGCTGGCATGTCTCTGGTGCCTTCTCGTTGGAAAGGCATTTGTGAGAACGGCACAAAATTCTCAGCAGCAAACTGCAATAATAAGCTAATAGGCGCAAGGGCCTTCTTCAAAGGATACGAGGCTAGCACCGGCAAAATCAACGAGACACAGGAATATCGATCCGCTCGGGATTCAGAAGGGCACGGGACACATACTGCATCAACCGCAGGTGGTAATGTGGTTGCAGGGGCAAGCATGTTGGGCATGGCCAAAGGCAAAGCAGGTGGTATGAGATACACTGCAAGAATTGCTGCTTACAAGGTGTGTTGGACTAAAGGTTGTGCAAGCTCTGATATATTAGCGGCCATAGACACTGCTGTTGCTGATGGTGTGGACgtgatctctctctccttgggTGCTGGCTCTCGTCCTTACCACAGTGACAACATGGCTATTGCAGCATTCGGGGCTGTCCAGAAAGGTACCTTCGTCTCATGCTCGGCTGGTAATTCAGGCCCCTCCAAATCAACAGTTTCTAACACTGCACCATGGATCATGACGGTTGCTGCGAGTTACCTTGACAGAAGCTTTCCCACCATTGTAAAGCTTGGAGATGGACAAGTTTTCAAAGGCGCATCGCTCTATTCAGGCAAACCAACCAAACAATTGCCGCTTGTTTATGGGGACACTGCGGGAGGCCAAGGGGCTGACTACTGTAGTGATGGCTCCCTCTCGCCTAAGTTGGTCAAAGGCAAAATCGTCATTTGCGAACGAGGGATGAATACCCGAGCAGAAAAAGGAGAGCAAGTGAAGATGGCTGGAGGGGCTGGAATGCTTCTGGTCAATAATGAAGAAGATGGCGAAGAGCTATTTGCGGATCCACACATCTTGCCAGCCACTTCTTTGGGAGCTACAGCAGCAAAAGCTATCAAGAACTATATCACCTTGGCAAAGAATCCCATAGCTTCGATCGTCTTCCAAGGGACTGTTTATGGCTCCCCTGCACCGGTCATGGCTGGGTTCTCCTCAAGAGGGCCAAGCTTGATTGGGCCAGATGTGATCAAACCAGACGTCACTGCTCCAGGTGTGAATATATTGGCTGCATGGCCTCCTATTGTGAGCCCCACCCGACTCAAGAGTGATAAGAGAAGTGTCAACTTTAACATAATCTCTGGCACATCCATGTCTTGTCCTCACGTCAGTGGCCTTGCCGCACTCCTCAAGTCCGTCCACAAAGACTGGTCGCCAGCAGCAATCAAGTCGGCCTTGATGACAACTGCTCATACTCTCAACAATAAAGGGGCTCCGATTGCCGATGTTGGGTCCAACACCTTTGAATCGGCAAATCCATTTTCATATGGGTCCGGACATGTAGACCCGGAAAGAGCATCCGATCCAGAGCTAATTTATGATATTTCCACTGAGGACTACCTCAACTACCTTTGTAGCCTCAACTATACATCTTTTCAGATGGCTCTGTTGTCTAAGGGAAATTATACGTGTCTTGACAATGGAGCCACTCAGCCAGGTGACTTGAATTACCCTTCTTTTGCTCTGCACTTTGATGGAGGTGGTGCCCAGAACAGCTCAGTTACGTATACACGAACAGTGACCAATGTTGGGTTCTCAAGGTCTAGATTTGTAGTGCAAGTGAGTGAACCAGATGGAATCTCAATGATGGTGCAGCCCAAGGTCTTAAGCTTCAAAAATTCTGGGGAGAGGCTAAGTTATATGGTAACTTTCTTTCTTGTGGGACGAAATACCACTTCCACCACCCCTTCCTTTGGATCACTAATTTGGGTTTCTGGGAAATATGCAGTTAGAAGTCCTATTGCAGTAACCTGGGAGTAG